A DNA window from Hordeum vulgare subsp. vulgare chromosome 1H, MorexV3_pseudomolecules_assembly, whole genome shotgun sequence contains the following coding sequences:
- the LOC123413283 gene encoding peroxidase 1-like, with the protein MRILPAAPEDSPPHAGVGTLGRYICPGLLIQEQQQQLKLPLINQPSSFSCIAKGRGEKMGSRAVIVALLLAAVAATCARAQLHEKFYSESCPSVEDVVRKEMVRALSLAPSLAGPLLRMHFHDCFVRGCDGSVLLDSANKTAEKDALPNQTLRGFGFVDRVKAAVEKACPDTVSCADVLALIARDAVWLSKGPFWAVPLGRRDGSVSISNETDALPPPTANITVLTQLFDAVNLDAKDLVVLSAAHTIGTSHCFSFSDRLYNFTGMENASDIDPTLEPHYMMKLKSKCASLNDNTTLVEMDPGSFKTFDLDYFKLVSKRRGLFHSDGALLTHPVTRAYVQRHATGAFKEEFFADFAASMVKMGNANPLTGSQGEIRKKCSVVNH; encoded by the exons ATGAGAATTTTACCTGCTGCTCCGGAAGACAGCCCACCACATGCAGGTGTTGGAACACTCGGGCGCTATATATGTCCCGGGCTGCTAAtccaggagcagcagcagcagcttaaGCTTCCCCTGATTAATCAGCCATCGTCGTTTTCTTGCATAGCCAAGGGGAGAGGCGAGAAGATGGGTTCGAGGGCTGTGATTGTGGCGCTGCTGCTCGCGGCGGTGGCGGCAACCTGCGCGCGGGCGCAGCTGCACGAGAAGTTCTACAGCGAGTCGTGCCCCAGCGTGGAGGACGTggtgaggaaggagatggtgaGGGCGCTGTCACTGGCGCCCAGCCTCGCCGGACCGCTCCTCCGGATGCACTTCCACGACTGCTTCGTCAGG GGGTGCGACGGGTCGGTGCTGCTGGACTCGGCAAACAAGACGGCGGAGAAGGACGCGCTGCCAAACCAGACGCTCCGTGGCTTCGGCTTCGTCGACAGGGTGAAGGCCGCGGTGGAGAAGGCCTGCCCCGACACCGTCTCCTGCGCCGACGTGCTCGCCCTCATTGCCAGGGATGCAGTCTGGCTG AGCAAGGGTCCATTCTGGGCAGTTCCTCTCGGCCGGCGAGACGGGAGCGTGTCCATCTCCAACGAGACCGACGCTCTGCCACCTCCCACCGCCAACATCACCGTGCTCACCCAACTCTTCGACGCGGTGAACCTTGACGCCAAGGACCTCGTCGTCCTCTCAG CCGCGCACACCATCGGGACGTCGcactgcttctccttctccgacCGGCTTTACAACTTCACCGGCATGGAAAACGCCAGCGACATCGACCCCACGCTGGAGCCGCACTACATGATGAAGCTCAAGAGCAAGTGCGCCAGCCTCAACGACAACACCACCCTCGTGGAGATGGACCCTGGGAGCTTCAAGACCTTCGACCTCGACTACTTCAAGCTCGTGAGCAAGCGGAGGGGCCTCTTCCATTCTGACGGTGCCCTCCTCACCCACCCCGTCACCCGCGCCTACGTCCAGCGCCACGCCACCGGCGCCTTCAAGGAGGAGTTCTTCGCCGACTTCGCCGCCTCCATGGTCAAGATGGGCAATGCCAACCCGCTCACCGGCAGCCAGGGCGAGATCAGGAAGAAGTGCAGCGTGGTTAACCATTAA